Proteins encoded together in one Gigantopelta aegis isolate Gae_Host chromosome 8, Gae_host_genome, whole genome shotgun sequence window:
- the LOC121379870 gene encoding uncharacterized protein LOC121379870: MECFNKAEELLVFSTEGLTLLNFMSLTEMDNISSVPLCLPNSKYERELYMDDVADRIIDSVFYSSNTKNVLHVASDKNSETGMYCICKLDIGGTMVYCNNTACTFGSWFHLECLEMDEADVPEGDWFCSEECKTYSNTNKTKKTRKTMNKFIDIQNLYVKRLLWRGLNDIARHDAVIENDGPRMIMHWKFDMVDFYNKHHPKYFIFGHRLLANIAGATSERMRHALLWERTVNVHGGKRKNVPKDLHCEHLNNEYKENSRKAGGQLTEKTVGRHSQMLGIGKILDRVFDEKVVSRPTPMRKHGKVDRTPDVLRMVGMLHHMELFQVKTGRFFKGFENFYIEGGIKNPKQFRQRMDKHMETLAKTREMKIDN, from the coding sequence ATGGAATGTTTCAATAAGGCTGAGGAACTTCTCGTATTCTCAACAGAAGGACTGACACTTTTGAACTTTATGTCGCTTACCGAAATGGACAACATTTCATCTGTACCACTTTGCTTACCAAACTCCAAATACGAAAGGGAGCTTTATATGGACGATGTTGCTGACAGGATCATTGACTCAGTGTTTTATTCATCAAACACAAAGAATGTTCTCCATGTTGCAAGTGACAAAAATTCAGAAACTGGGATGTACTGTATTTGTAAGTTAGACATAGGTGGAACAATGGTTTATTGTAACAACACGGCCTGTACATTTGGATCATGGTTCCATTTGGAATGCTTAGAAATGGACGAAGCCGATGTTCCTGAAGGGGATTGGTTTTGTTCAGAAGAGTGTAAAACATACAGtaacacaaacaaaacgaaGAAAACAAGGAAAACTATGAACAAATTCATCGACATACAAAATCTGTATGTAAAGAGGTTGCTTTGGCGAGGATTAAATGACATTGCAAGGCATGATGCAGTTATTGAAAATGATGGACCAAGAATGATAATGCACTGGAAGTTTGATATGGTTGATTTCTATAACAAACATCACcccaaatatttcatatttggtCACAGGTTGCTTGCCAATATAGCAGGAGCTACTTCTGAAAGAATGAGACACGCTCTTCTGTGGGAAAGAACAGTGAATGTGCATGGAGGTAAACGAAAAAATGTACCAAAGGATCTCCATTGCGAGCATTTAAACAATGAATACAAAGAAAATAGTAGAAAGGCTGGTGGTCAGCTAACAGAGAAAACTGTAGGTAGGCACAGTCAAATGCTTGGAATAGGCAAGATACTTGACAGAGTATTTGATGAGAAGGTTGTCAGCAGACCAACTCCCATGAGAAAACATGGAAAGGTTGACAGGACACCAGATGTTTTAAGGATGGTTGGAATGCTACACCATATGGAACTTTTCCAAGTAAAGACTGGGAGATTTTTCAAGGGATTTGAAAATTTCTACATAGAAGGGggcataaaaaacccaaaacaattcaGGCAAAGAATGGACAAACACATGGAAACGTTGGCTAAAACAAGAGAGATGAAAATAGATAATTAG